The genomic stretch CGCTTCGTTGAAGGAGATTTTCAGCAGGATATTCAAAAATTCAAAATGCTCTTTGATGATTTCCTGAGCTTTTTCCCGTGAAGTGTCGGTTTTGACCAGCTCGGGATAAAAGGCATTGTAATGTGCATGAAGCTCATCAATTTTGGATTTCGCCAGAACTTTATCTGCCGATGCCAAAGCCTCGCCGATGCTTACCAGGGAATTGGTGGTGCCTGAAAGAGCAGAAAGAACTACGATTTTTGATTCATCACCACGGGTGATCAGGTCTTTTACCTGGTGCATGCGTTCTGGACGGCCCACAGAGGTGCCTCCAAATTTCATGATTTTCATAGATTAATCAGTATAAGGTTAATAGGTTTTTGTATTTAGAATCCAAGCATTTTCACTGCTGTGATGGCTGCTTCATCACCTTTGTTTCCATGTTTTCCTCCGGCGCGGTCCATCGCCTGCTGCTGGGTATTAGGAGTCAATACACCAAAAATCACAGGTTTATTGTATTTCAAAGAAACATTGGTAATCCCATGTGCTACCGCATCACAGATAAAGTCAAAGTGCTTAGTCTCTCCTTGAATAACACAGCCAAGACAGATCACGGCGTCTATGCTTTCCTCCTGTGCCAACCATTGTGCGGCAAGGGTCAGCTCAAATGAGCCGGGTACATTTTTCCGAATGATATTTTCTTTTTTTGCCCCGTTTTCCAGTAGCGTCTGGTAGGCACCGGAATAAAGCGCTTCGGTCACGTCTTCATTCCACTCGGAGACGATAATACCGAACGTTTTTTCACTGATGTCCTGAATATTTTTGGAGGAGTGGGCACTGAGGCTTTTAAGGGAAGTTGCCATATAGGGAAGTTTTTAGAGTTTTGGATTTTAGAACCGGGATGTAAGAACCAAGATTTTTAGTATCAAGCATCAAGAAATGAGAACCAAAAGGCTGGATTTTAACACCATTGGATCGGCATATTCAAGGATTTAGTGCCTTAGGATATAGAACCGGTTTAAACAAAAAAAGAGTAAGACCGCAGGCCTTACTCTTCTTAGTATGCTATAGAAAAAAGCACTACTTAGAGGCAAGACCTTCTAAGCGGGCTTTATGTTTTCGCGCAGCAGCAAATTCGAATGACTCGAAGTATTTCTCCTCGATCTGAGTATAGGCAGCGATGGCTTCGGAGGTTTTCCCCGCAGCTTCATATGCAATCGCCAGTTTGGTCAAATACTTAGGCGTGAAAAACTTGTTTTCATCGTAGTCAGCAGCCTTTTTGTAGCTAGCTATCGCTTTGTCAGTATTTCCTAGTTCCATATTAGCATCACCAATAAGGGAATAAGCCTTAGCCTGTACCAAGAAATCACCAGCTGAGAATTTTTCCAATTCTGAGATGGCCTCTTCATACTTTCTCTCAGATAGATAAATAGAACCAATGTAGAAATGTGCAAGGTTTGCAGCATCTGTTCTTGGATAGTTATCTACTATAGTGAGTAATCCGGCATTGATACCATCACCATTCAAAGCCAGCTGAACACTGTCTTGCTCATAGAAATACACAGCTTGGAACATTTCCTTCTGTGCCTTTTCATTTTGGTTTTGGGTGTTGATCTGGAAAAACAAGATTCCACCGATCAACACCACTGCTGCGATCAATACCCCAGCCAATACTTTGCTATTCTGCTTCAAAAAAGCTTCACCCTTTCCTAATCTTGCTGCAATCTCGGAAGGATCTTCCAAAATATCGGTGTGATGCTCTGGGTGTACTTTTTTTGTTTGTTTCGTTGCCATGCTACTCAAATTTCAGCCGCAAATATACGGTTTTTATATTTTCCACAAAGCCCAATAAAAAAGCCATGAAAGCTTTCTGTCTCCATGGCTTTTAACAGGTTATGTTTTATTCTGTTTATTCCATTACAAATGGATAGTCTTCCTGGATATATACATCCTTGAAAGCATCCTGACCATCTGGCCAAGGGGATTCTTCAGCAAATTTCACCGCTGCTAGAACTTTTTCCTTCACTCCTTTGATGATCTCATCTATTTCCTCTTCACTCAAAATATTGTTTTCTTTGATAGTGGCCAGCACCTGCTCCACCGGATCACGCTGCTTGTATTCCTCTACCTCCTCCTTGGTTCTGTATTTCTGAGGATCGGACATAGAGTGCCCCTTGTAACGGTAGGTTCTCATTTCAAGCAAAGTAGGCCCATCACCTCTCCTTGCACGGTCAGCAGCTTCGGCTACAGCTTCGTGTACCGCTTCTACATTCATTCCGTCCACAGCAAATGATGGCATGTCATATGATTCTCCCAAGGTAGAAAGGTCTTCTACGTTAGATGATCTTTTCACAGCAGTACCCATTGCATAGCCGTTGTTCTCGATGACAAATATCACCGGAGTCTTATAAAGCATGGCTAAGTTTAGTGCTTCGTGGAAAGCACCCTGACGGACAGCTCCGTCACCCATGTAGCAGATCGCAAGGTTTTTGGTGCCTTTATATTTTTCTGCGAAGC from Algoriphagus sp. NG3 encodes the following:
- the pdhA gene encoding pyruvate dehydrogenase (acetyl-transferring) E1 component subunit alpha; the encoded protein is MAKKTAATKSKVKYSKETYTFWYESMLLMRRFEEKAGQLYGQQKIRGFCHLYIGQEACASGAISALTKDDKWITAYRCHAHPLGLGTDPGAVMAELFGKATGTTKGKGGSMHIFDKEKNFMGGHGIVGAQVPMGLGMGFAEKYKGTKNLAICYMGDGAVRQGAFHEALNLAMLYKTPVIFVIENNGYAMGTAVKRSSNVEDLSTLGESYDMPSFAVDGMNVEAVHEAVAEAADRARRGDGPTLLEMRTYRYKGHSMSDPQKYRTKEEVEEYKQRDPVEQVLATIKENNILSEEEIDEIIKGVKEKVLAAVKFAEESPWPDGQDAFKDVYIQEDYPFVME
- a CDS encoding tetratricopeptide repeat protein; translated protein: MATKQTKKVHPEHHTDILEDPSEIAARLGKGEAFLKQNSKVLAGVLIAAVVLIGGILFFQINTQNQNEKAQKEMFQAVYFYEQDSVQLALNGDGINAGLLTIVDNYPRTDAANLAHFYIGSIYLSERKYEEAISELEKFSAGDFLVQAKAYSLIGDANMELGNTDKAIASYKKAADYDENKFFTPKYLTKLAIAYEAAGKTSEAIAAYTQIEEKYFESFEFAAARKHKARLEGLASK
- the ribH gene encoding 6,7-dimethyl-8-ribityllumazine synthase; amino-acid sequence: MATSLKSLSAHSSKNIQDISEKTFGIIVSEWNEDVTEALYSGAYQTLLENGAKKENIIRKNVPGSFELTLAAQWLAQEESIDAVICLGCVIQGETKHFDFICDAVAHGITNVSLKYNKPVIFGVLTPNTQQQAMDRAGGKHGNKGDEAAITAVKMLGF